In Campylobacter suis, the following proteins share a genomic window:
- a CDS encoding FtsK/SpoIIIE family DNA translocase — protein sequence MADFVGSFGQFLGTLNLSLFGLLSYIYPFLLIALAYFLYKNFINFNIDLAQLGVGSFLLGIALLMLEAFLFDAPFDGIIGKFINDALNEVIGKLGTFIIIMGLFVLSISMVFKEGVLSLIKKAYVDPNATIKIPPITQADTQTTQELQPLQRQNPEPALKPEKAKQSSQKQEPKTEKTPSEPEILENIKELAIQDELDELEKPAITRHSRKNNVEILNEVAENKKLLSQIEQGKVEKPKNFELPSLKFLADPPKRINSVNEDEIDQKISDLLDKLRKFKINGDVVRTYTGPIVTTFEFKPAPDVKVSKILTLQDDLAMALKAQTIRIQAPIPGKDVVGIEVPNKNTETIYLKEILESDIFKNAASPLTMALGKDIVGAPFITDLKKLPHLLIAGTTGSGKSVGINAMLLSLLYRNSPQTLRLMMIDPKMLEFSIYNDIPHLLTPVITQAKQAITALSNMVAEMERRYSIMSHARVKNIESYNEKMKSEGGEQFPYIVVIIDELADLMMTSGKDVELYIGRLAQMARASGIHLIVATQRPSVDVVTGLIKANLPSRVSYRVGQRIDSKVILDQMGAESLLGRGDMLFTPPGSPGIIRLHAPFASEKEIENIVEFLKAQQEVVYDERFLSDGTNGSDGGNSEGVAAGELDELYEQAKEIVLSEQKTSISYLQRRLGVGYNRSANILEQMERMGVLSTLNAKGQREIL from the coding sequence ATGGCTGACTTTGTTGGTAGCTTTGGTCAGTTTTTAGGCACTCTAAATCTCTCGCTTTTTGGGCTTTTATCATACATTTATCCATTTTTACTAATCGCCCTAGCCTACTTTTTATATAAGAATTTTATAAACTTTAATATCGATCTAGCACAGCTTGGAGTTGGTAGCTTTTTGCTGGGGATAGCACTTTTAATGCTTGAAGCATTTTTGTTTGATGCTCCTTTTGATGGAATTATTGGTAAATTTATAAACGATGCTCTAAACGAAGTTATTGGAAAGCTAGGCACTTTTATCATTATTATGGGACTTTTTGTCCTGTCTATAAGTATGGTTTTTAAAGAGGGTGTTTTATCTCTAATAAAAAAAGCCTATGTTGATCCAAATGCAACAATAAAGATACCTCCTATCACTCAAGCCGATACTCAAACAACACAAGAGTTACAACCTTTACAAAGACAAAATCCTGAACCTGCACTAAAGCCAGAAAAAGCAAAACAATCTTCACAAAAACAAGAACCAAAGACTGAAAAAACTCCAAGCGAGCCTGAAATTTTAGAAAACATAAAAGAACTTGCAATACAAGATGAGCTTGATGAACTTGAAAAGCCGGCTATAACACGCCATTCCCGTAAAAATAATGTGGAAATTTTAAACGAAGTTGCCGAAAATAAAAAGCTATTATCTCAAATCGAGCAAGGAAAAGTTGAAAAACCAAAAAACTTTGAACTACCATCACTAAAATTTCTAGCCGATCCGCCAAAGCGCATAAATAGCGTAAACGAAGACGAAATCGATCAGAAAATTTCAGACCTACTTGATAAGCTAAGGAAATTTAAAATAAACGGCGATGTTGTTAGGACTTACACAGGGCCTATAGTGACAACATTTGAGTTTAAGCCAGCACCAGATGTAAAAGTAAGCAAAATTCTTACCCTCCAAGATGACTTAGCTATGGCACTAAAAGCTCAAACTATCCGTATACAAGCACCTATCCCTGGCAAAGATGTTGTTGGCATAGAAGTTCCAAATAAAAACACAGAGACTATTTACTTAAAAGAAATTTTAGAAAGCGATATCTTTAAAAATGCCGCTAGCCCTCTTACAATGGCACTTGGCAAAGATATAGTGGGTGCGCCATTTATAACAGACCTTAAAAAACTTCCTCATTTACTAATAGCAGGAACTACTGGCTCTGGAAAAAGTGTGGGCATAAATGCTATGCTTTTAAGCCTGCTTTACAGAAATTCTCCGCAAACTTTACGCCTTATGATGATAGATCCAAAGATGCTAGAATTTAGTATCTATAACGACATACCGCATCTATTAACTCCTGTAATAACTCAGGCAAAACAAGCCATAACGGCACTTTCAAACATGGTTGCTGAGATGGAGCGTCGATATAGCATAATGAGTCACGCAAGAGTAAAAAATATAGAAAGCTATAACGAAAAGATGAAATCAGAGGGCGGCGAGCAGTTTCCATACATCGTAGTTATCATAGACGAGTTAGCTGATCTTATGATGACAAGCGGCAAAGATGTTGAGCTTTACATAGGTCGCCTTGCACAGATGGCAAGAGCGTCTGGCATACACCTTATAGTAGCCACCCAACGCCCAAGCGTAGATGTCGTAACTGGTCTTATTAAAGCAAATTTACCAAGTCGCGTAAGTTACCGTGTAGGTCAGCGTATTGATAGTAAAGTCATACTTGATCAAATGGGTGCAGAAAGCCTGCTTGGTCGTGGTGATATGCTCTTTACTCCTCCAGGAAGCCCTGGTATTATCAGACTTCATGCTCCTTTTGCTAGCGAAAAAGAGATTGAAAATATAGTTGAGTTTTTAAAAGCACAGCAAGAAGTCGTTTATGATGAGAGATTTTTATCAGATGGTACTAATGGTAGCGATGGCGGCAATAGCGAAGGGGTTGCCGCAGGCGAGCTTGATGAACTTTATGAGCAGGCAAAAGAGATAGTATTAAGCGAGCAAAAAACATCTATATCATATCTGCAACGCCGTCTTGGTGTTGGTTATAACCGTTCAGCAAATATACTTGAGCAAATGGAAAGAATGGGTGTTTTAAGCACTTTAAACGCCAAAGGACAGCGAGAAATTTTATAA
- a CDS encoding flagellin has protein sequence MRITNQLQYAQTMRNYQQGMANVNKYNLQISSGTKIQNSYESAAIYNDGMRLDYEITTLEQIKEATSKSQNFSKNSDKQMLEFSKQLDNFKTKLIRAASDVHSVTSLEALANDLQGIKNHLMNIANSSVNGQFLFSGSAVDTKPISADGTYNGNAESMKTVGGSGIEIPYNINGFDIFQGRDNDYNKILTTNVLLTDKTSPDIDGEKKYITEESKLRNLIGLNYAKDSIASANNDGLKNYKGSIEHDFDFLDSTKVKFPDTFFYMQGVKPDGTSFTSKFNMTHDASMRSVLDKIGIEFGNTDKSKVVDVSLNNSGQIEIKDLTKGSQVLNFHLVAATEQADNKEGLAALSAPGHTSAASVTTLADLETAAKAGKIYITDFTKNNYKDSGDETVNSFDFDKVKLERKDNKLTANITQLNRTTGEYATDATRLSEVVNTKQLYAGSEDKYNIDGQVIGLEVKSRAGTKYQIEVKLGTKDPSSPVSFSIKGTDVNGNAIFGGTTRNLAVYHAEPNGIQKEQRTQTDDFTYRQLMDIIGMAATDSIPTPPHAESTSITEAQRKANYDAYMKAIDQSRGMAEVNLNHKGQIVLTDKQNAVTKIEIAMYDANESGKFYGDSTGQTAATKQGEGSVFNFMQNNALTIDEPGIDLFKDLDQMIQAVKKGNLRADADSNNPRNTGIQGAIKRLDHIMDHVSKESVKIGSYTNLLTSTNERSSIMSVNIASVKSDIIDTDVGQAYLNLTQKMMSYQAMLQATSKINQLSLLNYM, from the coding sequence ATGAGAATAACAAATCAACTTCAATACGCCCAAACTATGCGCAACTATCAGCAAGGTATGGCAAATGTTAATAAATACAACCTACAAATTTCAAGCGGAACAAAGATACAAAATTCTTACGAAAGTGCGGCTATTTATAATGATGGCATGAGGCTTGATTATGAGATTACTACACTTGAGCAGATAAAAGAGGCAACCTCAAAGTCTCAAAATTTCTCAAAAAATAGCGATAAGCAAATGCTTGAGTTTAGCAAACAGCTTGATAACTTTAAAACAAAGCTTATCCGTGCAGCCAGCGATGTTCACAGTGTAACATCTCTTGAGGCTCTAGCAAATGACCTTCAAGGCATTAAAAACCATCTTATGAATATCGCCAACTCATCTGTAAATGGTCAGTTTTTATTCTCTGGTTCGGCAGTCGATACAAAACCTATAAGTGCTGACGGGACATATAATGGCAATGCTGAGTCAATGAAAACAGTCGGCGGAAGCGGTATTGAGATACCTTACAATATAAATGGTTTTGATATTTTTCAAGGCAGAGACAATGACTATAACAAAATACTAACAACAAATGTCTTACTGACCGATAAAACAAGTCCAGATATAGACGGCGAGAAAAAATACATTACCGAAGAGAGCAAACTAAGAAATTTAATAGGCTTAAACTACGCAAAAGATAGTATAGCCTCGGCTAATAACGACGGTCTTAAAAACTACAAGGGCAGCATAGAGCATGACTTTGACTTTTTAGATAGCACAAAAGTAAAATTCCCAGACACTTTCTTTTATATGCAAGGAGTAAAACCCGACGGAACTAGCTTTACGAGTAAATTTAATATGACTCATGATGCCAGTATGCGTTCAGTCCTTGATAAGATAGGTATAGAGTTTGGCAACACAGACAAATCAAAGGTCGTTGATGTAAGTTTAAACAATAGCGGACAAATAGAGATAAAAGACCTTACTAAGGGCAGTCAAGTCCTAAATTTTCACCTTGTAGCAGCAACAGAGCAAGCAGATAATAAAGAAGGCTTAGCGGCACTATCTGCCCCAGGACACACATCTGCAGCATCAGTAACAACACTAGCTGACCTAGAAACTGCAGCAAAAGCTGGTAAAATTTATATAACAGATTTTACCAAAAACAACTATAAAGATAGTGGCGACGAAACAGTAAATAGCTTTGACTTTGATAAAGTAAAGCTTGAGCGCAAGGATAACAAACTAACCGCAAATATTACACAGCTAAACCGAACCACAGGAGAGTATGCAACAGATGCTACACGCCTTAGTGAAGTGGTTAACACAAAACAGCTTTATGCTGGAAGCGAAGATAAATATAACATAGACGGTCAAGTGATAGGACTTGAAGTAAAGTCAAGGGCTGGAACAAAGTACCAAATCGAAGTTAAGCTAGGCACAAAAGATCCTTCATCTCCGGTTTCATTTAGCATCAAAGGAACTGATGTTAATGGCAATGCCATTTTTGGTGGTACTACAAGAAATTTAGCTGTCTATCATGCTGAGCCAAACGGCATACAAAAAGAGCAAAGAACACAAACTGATGACTTTACATATAGACAACTTATGGATATCATAGGTATGGCAGCAACTGATAGCATACCAACGCCTCCCCACGCAGAAAGCACATCAATAACCGAAGCTCAGAGAAAAGCCAACTACGATGCATATATGAAAGCCATAGATCAGTCAAGAGGTATGGCTGAAGTAAATTTAAATCACAAAGGACAAATCGTCTTAACAGACAAACAAAATGCCGTAACAAAGATAGAAATTGCCATGTATGACGCAAATGAAAGTGGTAAATTTTATGGTGATAGCACAGGTCAAACAGCGGCAACAAAACAGGGCGAAGGCTCTGTTTTTAACTTTATGCAAAACAACGCTCTAACAATAGATGAGCCTGGCATAGATCTTTTTAAAGACTTAGATCAGATGATACAAGCTGTAAAAAAAGGAAATTTGCGCGCAGATGCTGATAGTAACAACCCAAGAAATACAGGCATACAGGGTGCAATAAAAAGACTTGATCACATTATGGATCATGTTAGCAAAGAGTCCGTAAAGATAGGTTCTTACACAAATTTACTTACTAGCACAAACGAGCGCTCAAGTATAATGAGCGTAAATATCGCAAGTGTTAAAAGCGACATCATAGATACAGATGTTGGACAAGCTTATTTAAATTTAACCCAAAAGATGATGAGCTATCAAGCGATGCTACAAGCTACTTCAAAGATAAACCAGCTAAGCCTACTAAATTATATGTAA
- a CDS encoding YaaA family protein, which translates to MKILFSPSEAKSTQSGDVSVKKENFIFPELYEKRSFVLNIYDDFVKNASKDELCRLFGLKEISQGLRESIFSKGCIKAILRYSGVAYAHLGYEKLSQKARTYIDENTLIFSNLFGVVLASDLLPEYKLKQGQKIDGLNIEKFYKQNFSFAVDEFLKDEVVVDLRAEFYEKFYELKQEFYTYKFIKNGKIVSHYAKAYRGKILRELAKNGVKSKNELMAMKFDEISLVDIKKIGYKNELLFEIC; encoded by the coding sequence ATGAAAATTTTATTTTCGCCAAGTGAAGCTAAAAGCACCCAAAGTGGTGATGTGTCGGTAAAAAAAGAAAATTTTATATTTCCTGAGCTTTATGAAAAACGATCTTTTGTTTTAAATATTTATGATGATTTTGTAAAAAATGCCTCTAAGGATGAGCTTTGTAGGCTTTTTGGACTTAAAGAAATTTCACAAGGGCTTCGTGAAAGTATCTTTTCAAAAGGGTGCATAAAGGCTATTTTACGCTATAGCGGTGTGGCTTATGCTCATCTTGGATATGAGAAATTAAGCCAAAAGGCTCGTACATATATAGATGAAAATACCCTGATATTTTCAAATCTCTTTGGTGTTGTACTAGCAAGTGATCTTTTGCCAGAGTATAAACTAAAGCAAGGACAAAAGATAGATGGATTAAATATTGAGAAGTTTTATAAGCAAAATTTCTCATTTGCTGTTGATGAGTTTTTAAAAGATGAAGTGGTTGTTGATTTGAGGGCTGAGTTTTATGAGAAATTTTATGAGCTAAAGCAAGAGTTTTATACATATAAATTTATAAAAAATGGTAAGATAGTAAGCCATTATGCTAAGGCTTATCGGGGTAAAATTTTACGAGAATTAGCAAAAAATGGTGTAAAAAGCAAAAATGAGCTAATGGCTATGAAATTTGATGAAATTTCACTTGTTGATATAAAAAAGATAGGGTATAAAAATGAACTTTTGTTTGAAATTTGCTAA
- a CDS encoding HU family DNA-binding protein, with product MKKAEFIQAVADKAGLSKKDSLKAVDAALETISAALVKGDSISFIGFGTFSTADRAARKARVPGTKKVIDVPASKAVKFKVGKKLKEVVAAGSKKATKKK from the coding sequence ATGAAAAAAGCTGAATTCATTCAAGCTGTTGCCGATAAGGCTGGTCTTTCTAAAAAAGATTCTCTAAAAGCAGTTGATGCTGCTCTTGAGACAATCTCTGCTGCTCTTGTTAAAGGCGATAGCATAAGCTTTATCGGTTTTGGTACATTTAGTACTGCTGACAGAGCTGCTAGAAAAGCTCGCGTTCCTGGAACAAAGAAAGTTATCGATGTACCAGCTAGCAAAGCTGTAAAATTTAAAGTTGGTAAAAAACTTAAAGAAGTTGTAGCTGCTGGTAGCAAAAAAGCTACTAAGAAGAAGTAA
- a CDS encoding tyrosine-type recombinase/integrase — translation MFDFKKMRNWIDSQRNTKEIPTRIKIPDSPRWRLEISPKQKKTIKLYTNIDNKVNYISIGEYPIDSFESMLKETQRLQDTIREGKKPIPRKIFKDVWNNFIDNYVNKNLKLKSNTIKGYKNRANKYILNTNIANKAIGDITLDDLKRNIFNPNENKPATNYKLYSILLNCFKYAKKYGHIENNILANFDFSEEYELPSRKTSKHHPKLINEKDLAEFLKNIMNLEILNNRRKILVLLTLETAMRSMNIFDLRWRDINLNDKTITITKNRMKGELRTEKSRQDFILPLSDTMTEILSILKDKEKGNDKVFTNVSDQKINNLLKKISGITKHGLRGTFKTFCMKNLKNHNIHNIFIELYMYHQPAKNEVEAAYMELSYKDKDIQKELRVLANWWDKYLISLYDFKSILIGE, via the coding sequence ATGTTTGATTTTAAAAAGATGAGGAACTGGATAGACAGTCAAAGAAATACAAAAGAAATACCTACAAGGATTAAGATACCAGATTCTCCTAGATGGAGATTAGAAATCTCTCCTAAACAAAAAAAGACTATTAAATTATATACCAATATAGACAATAAGGTTAATTATATATCAATAGGGGAATATCCTATTGATTCGTTTGAGTCTATGTTAAAAGAAACTCAAAGACTTCAAGATACTATCAGAGAGGGCAAGAAGCCTATTCCTAGAAAAATTTTCAAAGATGTATGGAATAATTTTATAGACAACTATGTCAATAAGAATTTAAAGCTCAAAAGTAATACAATTAAAGGATATAAAAATAGAGCTAATAAATATATACTTAATACAAATATAGCCAATAAGGCTATTGGAGATATTACCCTTGATGATTTAAAAAGAAATATATTTAATCCAAATGAAAATAAACCAGCTACCAATTATAAATTATACTCAATACTCTTGAATTGTTTTAAATATGCTAAAAAATATGGACATATTGAAAATAATATATTAGCTAACTTTGATTTCTCTGAGGAGTATGAATTACCTAGTAGAAAAACTAGCAAACATCACCCAAAATTGATAAATGAAAAAGATTTAGCAGAATTCCTAAAAAATATTATGAATTTAGAAATTCTAAATAATAGGAGAAAGATACTTGTTTTATTAACCCTAGAAACTGCTATGCGTAGCATGAATATTTTTGACCTTAGATGGAGAGATATCAATCTAAATGATAAAACTATAACCATAACTAAAAATAGAATGAAAGGAGAATTAAGGACAGAAAAATCAAGACAAGATTTTATTCTTCCTCTATCTGACACTATGACTGAAATATTAAGTATTTTGAAAGATAAAGAGAAAGGCAATGATAAGGTTTTTACCAATGTATCAGATCAGAAAATCAATAATTTACTGAAAAAAATTTCTGGAATAACAAAGCATGGACTAAGAGGAACATTTAAAACCTTTTGTATGAAGAATCTAAAAAATCACAATATACATAATATTTTTATTGAACTCTATATGTATCATCAGCCAGCAAAGAATGAGGTGGAAGCCGCTTATATGGAATTGAGTTATAAAGATAAAGATATACAGAAAGAACTGAGAGTATTAGCTAATTGGTGGGATAAATATCTAATAAGTTTATATGATTTTAAATCTATTTTAATAGGAGAATAA